In Immundisolibacter sp., the genomic stretch CTCAGCGGCCGGGCGGCTCTTGGCGACCGCGTGTTTCGCGTCGAATCGGGCCTGACGCCGTTCGTCACACCCTTACCGCGCACCTGTCACGTCATCAGCAACCTGCACGTGACGGCGCTGGACGCCACACAGATGCAGGTCAGCAGCCACTGGCAGACCAGCACCTACCACCGGCGGGTAACGGTTCACTTGTTCGGTTTCTACGAGCACACGCTGGTGCTGGACGACGGGCGCTGGCGTATCGCGCGCAAGAAGATCACCTTGCTGAATGATCATCTCGATTTGCCGATCGATTTCAACCAAATCTGACCAACTGGAGGGGAGACACCATGGC encodes the following:
- a CDS encoding aromatic-ring-hydroxylating dioxygenase subunit beta; this translates as MVSPEQHLVASAVIFREADCLDRWQWQDWLDMFTDDCEFWCPAWVDEEQLGDDPDRYVSFFYLSGRAALGDRVFRVESGLTPFVTPLPRTCHVISNLHVTALDATQMQVSSHWQTSTYHRRVTVHLFGFYEHTLVLDDGRWRIARKKITLLNDHLDLPIDFNQI